The following proteins are encoded in a genomic region of Leptospira langatensis:
- a CDS encoding histidine kinase dimerization/phosphoacceptor domain -containing protein yields MRTRVVSTQMKQILVVEDNPDDSRLFELYLMEADPYGIRLRYSVTVEAAMELLEDHSEEIDCILLDLSLPDSFGLHGFETISRAYPKIPIVICSGTEDENLATEALKAGGQDYLIKGKFDSLLLFRSIRYAIERHEMLAKLEKQSYHIRESEERYRLIFEHNPHPVLLYDIASEGILDLNQEAERVYGYDRREFQSLQFHNLFANQSAEGSDVLPILKYGKNSPETHVHKRKDGTPLLMEITSYRFQLQGKEIVLAILVDMTKWKQSEESLLQSLREKEALLQEIHHRVKNNLQIMASLLNLQANYAKNKEVTRELKDTESRIYSMSLVHNELYNSKNLSEVGLGSYVDKLLDNLWNVYGTGSKVHRAVEVGELSLAVEKALPIGMMVNEIATNSIKYAYGDRKNGEFYIKADYENGVFRMEVGDNGAGIPDYAEIESKETLGFQLIRILSKQLKAKLDIQTSAQGTKFTVEFPL; encoded by the coding sequence ATGAGAACAAGAGTCGTCTCCACCCAGATGAAACAGATTCTAGTTGTCGAAGACAACCCAGATGATTCCAGGCTCTTCGAGTTGTATCTTATGGAAGCGGATCCGTATGGGATCCGTCTGAGATATTCCGTGACTGTTGAGGCAGCAATGGAACTATTAGAGGATCATTCCGAAGAGATAGATTGTATTCTTTTGGATCTGTCCCTGCCGGACAGTTTTGGTCTTCATGGATTTGAAACGATCAGTCGGGCATATCCTAAGATCCCGATCGTGATCTGCTCCGGAACGGAAGATGAGAATCTTGCGACAGAGGCCTTGAAGGCCGGTGGTCAGGATTATCTGATCAAGGGAAAGTTCGATTCTCTTCTTCTGTTCCGGTCCATACGTTATGCGATCGAAAGACATGAGATGCTCGCAAAGTTAGAGAAGCAATCCTATCATATCCGAGAAAGCGAAGAAAGATATAGGTTGATCTTCGAGCATAATCCCCATCCGGTGCTTCTCTACGATATAGCATCCGAAGGGATCCTGGACCTGAACCAAGAAGCGGAGAGAGTCTATGGTTATGATCGGAGAGAGTTCCAAAGTTTACAATTTCATAATCTATTTGCGAACCAGAGCGCGGAAGGAAGCGATGTTCTTCCTATCTTGAAATACGGAAAGAATTCCCCGGAAACCCATGTGCATAAGAGAAAGGACGGTACTCCTCTTCTGATGGAGATTACATCCTATCGTTTTCAATTGCAGGGAAAAGAGATCGTGCTCGCGATCCTAGTCGACATGACTAAATGGAAACAGTCGGAAGAATCCCTTCTTCAGTCCTTGAGAGAAAAGGAAGCACTACTGCAGGAGATCCATCATAGGGTCAAAAACAATCTACAGATCATGGCTAGTCTTTTGAACTTGCAGGCAAATTACGCCAAGAACAAGGAAGTGACCCGAGAGCTAAAGGATACGGAAAGTAGGATCTATTCGATGTCTCTCGTTCATAATGAACTCTATAATTCTAAAAATCTCTCAGAGGTAGGTCTGGGTTCGTATGTCGATAAGCTCTTGGATAATCTATGGAATGTATACGGTACCGGCTCAAAGGTTCACAGAGCAGTGGAAGTTGGAGAACTCAGCCTTGCCGTGGAGAAGGCATTACCGATCGGAATGATGGTGAATGAGATCGCGACCAATTCGATCAAATATGCGTATGGGGATCGAAAGAACGGGGAATTCTACATTAAGGCAGATTATGAGAACGGTGTCTTTCGAATGGAAGTGGGGGATAATGGGGCAGGAATCCCGGACTATGCGGAGATTGAATCCAAGGAAACCCTTGGCTTTCAACTGATCCGGATCCTGTCCAAACAATTGAAGGCCAAGCTGGATATCCAAACCTCCGCACAGGGAACTAAGTTTACCGTGGAATTCCCACTTTAG
- a CDS encoding four-helix bundle copper-binding protein, with protein sequence MEQTFSRKQILGLGGATIAALASSSVFGEDHSSKKHSKKMKKSNAMPVGSAAEASTQCILKGKICINMCVDALSEGHTEMADCLRSVEETIALCEAFVTLSSLQSQATKKLASLCIESCERCATQCDKHADHHQECKDCAEACKTCISEFKKLLAA encoded by the coding sequence TTGGAACAAACATTTTCAAGAAAACAAATCCTTGGCCTAGGCGGGGCAACTATCGCGGCACTTGCGAGTTCTTCCGTATTCGGAGAGGATCATTCTTCCAAAAAGCATTCTAAAAAAATGAAGAAATCAAATGCAATGCCGGTAGGTTCCGCAGCAGAGGCATCTACTCAATGCATTCTCAAGGGAAAGATCTGTATCAATATGTGCGTGGACGCTCTTTCAGAAGGTCACACCGAAATGGCGGATTGCTTGCGAAGCGTCGAAGAAACCATAGCGCTCTGCGAAGCGTTCGTGACCCTTTCTTCTCTGCAGTCGCAGGCTACCAAGAAATTAGCTTCTCTTTGCATCGAGTCCTGTGAGCGATGTGCGACCCAATGCGATAAACACGCTGACCATCACCAAGAGTGCAAGGACTGCGCCGAGGCTTGCAAGACCTGTATTTCCGAGTTCAAAAAACTCCTCGCGGCCTAA
- a CDS encoding exodeoxyribonuclease III gives MKVFCLNCNGIRSSWEKGLGDILTSEKPDFVCFQETKAQPDQLSSEQWESLGYKAYFHSAEKKGYSGVSLWTKKEPKKITYGIGVDEFDKEGRSVLAEFDSYAIWTVYFPSGTTGDVRQAAKMRFLDEFLKLATKLKKKYPNLILCGDVNIAHTERDIHDPKGNAKSSGFLPEERAWVTKFLSTGWLDSFRELYPDKQEYTWWTFRAGARGKNKGWRIDYFFVTPELKSKLKSLTVRKDPILSDHAAMILELDLPKK, from the coding sequence ATGAAAGTTTTTTGCCTCAACTGTAACGGGATTCGATCTTCCTGGGAAAAAGGACTCGGGGATATACTGACTTCCGAAAAACCGGACTTCGTATGTTTCCAAGAGACCAAGGCGCAACCGGACCAACTCTCTTCGGAGCAATGGGAGAGCTTGGGCTACAAGGCCTATTTTCATTCCGCAGAAAAGAAGGGTTACTCCGGCGTCAGTCTCTGGACCAAGAAAGAGCCCAAGAAGATCACCTATGGGATCGGAGTAGATGAATTCGATAAGGAAGGAAGAAGCGTTCTTGCCGAGTTCGATTCGTACGCGATATGGACGGTTTACTTTCCCTCCGGAACTACAGGAGATGTGAGACAGGCCGCCAAGATGAGATTTTTAGACGAATTCCTCAAGCTTGCCACTAAATTAAAGAAGAAGTATCCGAATCTGATCCTATGCGGAGACGTAAACATCGCTCACACGGAACGAGATATACATGATCCTAAAGGGAACGCAAAGAGTAGCGGATTTCTCCCGGAAGAAAGAGCCTGGGTCACTAAATTCCTGTCCACAGGATGGCTGGATAGTTTTAGGGAATTGTATCCCGACAAACAAGAATATACTTGGTGGACGTTCCGAGCTGGGGCAAGGGGAAAAAACAAGGGATGGAGGATCGATTATTTCTTCGTGACTCCGGAGCTGAAAAGCAAACTGAAAAGCCTGACAGTGAGAAAGGACCCAATCCTCTCCGACCACGCGGCCATGATCTTAGAACTAGACCTTCCTAAGAAATGA
- the hisD gene encoding histidinol dehydrogenase, with product MGIRIREVDAGFSLESILQRAKQDLNDTLSLVRPILEEVRTRGDEAVRDFTLKFDKLEPSSFYHPVPDWKGTADPELVAALEKAKENISIFHKAQMPSDLDVQVSGNSLGIRYTPIESVTVYAPGGKALYPSTILMGVIPAKIAGVKHIQIVTPPQKEGIPDGLFAAAKIAGADAIVTAGGAQGIAAASYGTKSIPRSEFVIGPGNKFVTAAKILLSGQGVIGIDSPAGPSEVLVIADDSANPNWVAADLLSQAEHGEDSAAILCTDSMGFAKKVAAEIDLALKERPKRADIKKASIENESWILVFPNLDSCVDFSNLYAPEHLEIQTKNYKELFRKIKHAGSVFLGPYSPVAMGDYISGTNHILPTAGGSRIFSSLGVMTFLKRVTYQEVTRDSLEKLYPYVKVLSEFEGLDEEHGNSVKVRLPKREV from the coding sequence ATGGGCATTCGGATCCGAGAAGTAGACGCCGGTTTTTCCTTAGAGTCTATCCTACAGAGGGCTAAGCAAGACCTGAACGATACTCTTTCTTTGGTCCGGCCGATCCTGGAAGAGGTGAGGACCAGAGGAGACGAGGCGGTCCGGGACTTCACTCTTAAATTCGACAAATTAGAACCTTCTTCTTTCTATCATCCTGTTCCGGACTGGAAGGGGACTGCGGATCCTGAACTGGTTGCCGCCCTGGAAAAGGCAAAGGAAAATATCAGCATCTTTCACAAGGCCCAGATGCCTTCCGACTTGGATGTGCAAGTCTCCGGAAATTCCCTCGGCATACGTTATACTCCCATTGAATCGGTGACCGTGTATGCTCCCGGTGGTAAGGCATTGTATCCTTCTACCATTCTAATGGGAGTAATTCCTGCAAAGATCGCAGGTGTGAAACATATCCAGATCGTAACCCCTCCTCAGAAAGAAGGGATCCCGGACGGTCTATTCGCTGCGGCAAAGATCGCAGGTGCGGATGCGATCGTGACTGCGGGAGGAGCCCAAGGGATCGCCGCGGCTTCTTATGGAACGAAGAGTATTCCCCGCTCCGAATTTGTGATCGGTCCCGGGAATAAATTCGTGACTGCCGCCAAGATACTCTTAAGCGGCCAAGGTGTGATCGGTATAGATAGTCCTGCCGGTCCGAGCGAAGTGCTTGTGATCGCAGACGATTCTGCGAACCCGAATTGGGTGGCGGCGGATCTTCTTTCCCAAGCGGAGCACGGCGAGGATTCTGCTGCGATACTCTGTACGGATTCCATGGGATTTGCGAAGAAGGTCGCAGCCGAGATCGACCTGGCTCTGAAGGAAAGGCCTAAGAGAGCGGATATCAAAAAGGCTTCGATAGAGAACGAGAGTTGGATATTAGTTTTTCCTAATTTAGATTCTTGCGTTGATTTTTCGAACTTATATGCACCCGAGCACCTGGAGATCCAGACCAAGAATTACAAGGAATTATTCCGGAAGATCAAGCATGCAGGTTCCGTATTTTTGGGACCATATTCTCCTGTGGCAATGGGAGATTATATCAGCGGCACAAACCATATTCTTCCAACTGCGGGAGGAAGTAGGATCTTTTCTTCCTTAGGGGTCATGACCTTCTTGAAACGGGTCACCTACCAGGAAGTAACCCGGGATTCTCTCGAGAAATTATATCCTTACGTAAAAGTATTATCCGAATTCGAAGGCTTGGATGAAGAGCATGGGAATTCCGTCAAGGTACGCCTTCCTAAGAGGGAAGTATGA
- a CDS encoding response regulator — protein MSSSKKKYFDILLVEDNPADVRLTMEALEELEEEKRLFVAKDGEEAIDFVKGEGDFVGACRPDLILLDLNLPKKNGLEVLEELKSDPEYKRIPVVVLTTSGAERDIMATFNLHANSYIQKPVEYDNFLEAMATLRIYWFQTSRLPPK, from the coding sequence ATGAGTTCGTCTAAAAAAAAATACTTTGATATTCTTCTGGTGGAAGACAATCCCGCGGATGTGAGGCTTACGATGGAAGCTTTAGAAGAATTAGAAGAAGAGAAGAGATTGTTCGTCGCAAAAGACGGAGAAGAAGCCATAGATTTCGTAAAGGGAGAAGGGGACTTCGTAGGAGCCTGTCGTCCCGATCTTATCCTTTTGGACCTGAACTTACCTAAGAAAAACGGCCTGGAGGTCTTGGAGGAATTGAAGTCCGATCCGGAGTACAAAAGGATCCCCGTGGTGGTCTTGACTACATCCGGCGCGGAACGGGATATAATGGCAACCTTCAATTTGCACGCGAACTCATATATACAAAAGCCGGTGGAATACGATAATTTTTTGGAGGCAATGGCGACTCTAAGGATCTATTGGTTCCAAACTTCCAGGCTACCTCCCAAATGA
- a CDS encoding peptidylprolyl isomerase, protein MAVAKFKTNRGEFSVLLEDEKAPITAGNFIQLAQKGFYNGLIFHRIIANFMIQGGCPNGTGMGGPGYKIQDEFHPDLKNKKFTISMANAGPNTGGSQFFINVRDNLYLDNRHAVFGHVSEGEDIVQAISETGTGPGDRPLQPVVIETIEIV, encoded by the coding sequence ATGGCAGTTGCAAAGTTCAAAACCAATCGTGGGGAATTCTCCGTTTTATTGGAGGATGAGAAAGCCCCGATTACCGCCGGCAATTTTATCCAATTAGCTCAAAAAGGCTTTTATAATGGCCTGATCTTTCATAGGATCATCGCCAATTTCATGATCCAGGGCGGTTGCCCGAATGGAACCGGGATGGGTGGCCCAGGATACAAGATCCAAGACGAGTTCCATCCGGATCTGAAGAATAAGAAATTCACGATCTCCATGGCAAATGCCGGACCAAACACCGGAGGATCCCAGTTTTTCATCAATGTACGGGACAATCTCTATCTGGACAATAGACATGCGGTTTTTGGTCATGTTTCCGAGGGAGAAGACATAGTTCAGGCAATCTCTGAAACAGGCACTGGACCAGGAGATAGACCCCTCCAACCTGTGGTGATCGAGACCATAGAGATCGTATAA
- a CDS encoding PAS domain-containing sensor histidine kinase, with protein sequence MESLSKTLGYSDTSVFAKSLLDYILFNSPIILFSADREGLINYVSGKSLDALGLDPSTMKGTNFVDYAWTAEVSEPDGSLRSLGPAEVLELVLVGKEISSEIEFGERFFSIRISPSRSIEGEISGIVGVAIDVTDRKEAQDSLEKRTIDFKTVIGNLPVVVFSISTEGKILLSEGNGLKRLGLEPKDIAGKTVYERAESRPEVIDAFNKALQGEESIYHSKINGLYIETRMYPRFGKKRKVEEILGIMYDISDRLEYEAMIRFNLAVISQVNDAIIALDADQRITYYNKYAAKLYEVGESDCLGKHYTSMFKEDWISDENYRAAMKDWETIGASKRELIHTLSSGKKISIESNFKKIIPDGFVSPGLIMVNRDITEKKETNESLEAALRGLEKTNKELEQFAYIASHDLQEPLRTIASYLQLLERKFEKDIKPEMKEFIRVSVDAAKRQQVLIESLLSYSRVGSASVKKTRIDPEEILEEVERDLGSVIRETRTRLIFEGPFPNIYADPEQIHRLFSNLISNAIKFRSPKRTPLIEVSVKEVQGALEFCVSDNGIGMDAKYFDRIFIIFQKLHANSEYPGTGIGLSICKKIVENHGGKIWVRSLLGSGSEFFFTLPEV encoded by the coding sequence ATGGAATCACTCTCCAAAACATTAGGCTACTCCGACACTTCGGTATTTGCTAAGTCTCTCTTAGATTATATCCTCTTCAATTCACCTATTATACTCTTTTCCGCGGACCGAGAAGGGTTGATCAACTATGTTTCCGGCAAGTCCTTGGATGCCTTGGGCCTAGATCCGAGCACTATGAAGGGTACAAACTTCGTAGACTACGCTTGGACGGCGGAGGTCTCCGAGCCGGATGGCAGTCTTCGCAGCTTGGGTCCCGCAGAAGTTTTGGAGCTCGTTCTGGTAGGAAAAGAGATCAGCTCCGAAATAGAATTTGGGGAAAGATTCTTTTCGATCCGAATTTCTCCTTCTAGATCGATAGAGGGGGAGATCAGCGGGATCGTAGGCGTTGCAATAGATGTCACCGACAGAAAAGAAGCCCAGGATTCATTAGAAAAACGTACTATAGATTTCAAGACCGTGATCGGAAACCTTCCCGTAGTGGTCTTCTCCATTTCTACCGAAGGAAAGATCTTGTTATCGGAAGGAAATGGGCTGAAACGATTGGGATTGGAACCGAAGGATATTGCCGGTAAAACCGTTTATGAAAGAGCGGAATCCCGTCCCGAAGTGATAGATGCTTTTAACAAGGCCCTACAAGGAGAAGAAAGCATATATCATAGTAAGATAAACGGTCTTTATATAGAAACCAGGATGTATCCTCGCTTTGGAAAGAAGAGGAAGGTAGAAGAGATACTCGGGATCATGTACGATATTTCGGATCGGCTCGAATATGAGGCTATGATCCGATTCAATCTTGCCGTAATCTCTCAGGTAAACGATGCGATCATTGCCTTGGATGCGGACCAAAGAATCACATACTATAATAAATACGCCGCAAAACTCTATGAAGTGGGAGAGAGTGATTGTCTAGGCAAACATTACACCTCGATGTTCAAAGAGGATTGGATCTCAGACGAGAATTACAGGGCCGCCATGAAGGATTGGGAAACGATCGGCGCTTCCAAGAGAGAACTCATTCATACTTTAAGTTCCGGAAAGAAGATCTCCATCGAAAGTAATTTTAAGAAGATCATTCCGGACGGTTTTGTCTCACCAGGGTTGATCATGGTGAATCGAGATATCACCGAGAAGAAAGAAACGAACGAATCTTTGGAAGCGGCCTTAAGAGGACTTGAAAAAACGAATAAGGAATTGGAACAGTTCGCTTATATCGCTTCCCATGATCTCCAAGAACCTTTGCGGACAATCGCTAGCTACTTACAGCTCTTGGAGAGAAAATTCGAGAAAGATATCAAACCGGAGATGAAGGAATTCATTCGGGTTTCCGTCGATGCAGCAAAAAGACAACAGGTATTGATCGAGAGCCTTTTAAGTTATTCTAGAGTAGGCTCCGCTTCCGTTAAGAAAACTAGGATCGATCCGGAAGAGATCTTAGAAGAAGTAGAAAGAGATCTTGGTTCCGTGATCCGAGAGACTCGGACCAGACTGATCTTTGAAGGACCATTTCCGAATATATATGCCGATCCGGAGCAGATCCATCGTTTATTCAGTAATCTTATTTCGAATGCGATCAAGTTCCGTTCTCCCAAGAGGACACCTCTGATCGAAGTGAGTGTGAAAGAAGTCCAGGGCGCTTTGGAATTCTGCGTGTCCGATAATGGGATCGGAATGGATGCGAAATACTTCGATCGTATTTTTATAATATTTCAAAAGCTGCATGCAAATTCGGAATATCCTGGGACAGGGATAGGTTTGTCTATATGCAAGAAAATAGTGGAGAATCATGGGGGTAAGATCTGGGTTCGGTCCCTGCTCGGAAGCGGTTCCGAATTCTTCTTTACCTTGCCTGAGGTTTAA
- the panC gene encoding pantoate--beta-alanine ligase, giving the protein MIHSSEPKEITEAVLAWKSKGLKVGFVPTMGFLHEGHADLFRRSASENDKTVVSIFVNPAQFNDPEDYAKYPVNTEGDLRICKEAGADLVYLPAKDTMYPGGIPSVELRVPHLMQNLDATTRPGHFEGVLLVLSRFFHTIPADRSYFGKKDYQQFLVVRDFVKALGFPMEIVGVDTVRSEQGLALSSRNARLSPKEKEEALLLHRALRLGENLIRQGEKDPVEVLNVMKDVLDSSSLIQIDYLEVLDANTLEELHILKGEILLAVAAFLGQVRLIDNLTVRVS; this is encoded by the coding sequence ATGATCCATTCTTCCGAGCCGAAAGAGATCACGGAAGCGGTCCTTGCTTGGAAGTCCAAGGGGCTGAAGGTGGGATTTGTTCCTACCATGGGCTTCTTGCATGAGGGGCATGCGGATCTTTTTCGTAGATCTGCTTCCGAGAACGACAAAACTGTAGTTTCCATTTTCGTAAATCCAGCTCAATTCAACGATCCGGAAGACTACGCTAAGTATCCGGTAAATACGGAAGGCGATTTACGAATTTGTAAAGAAGCTGGAGCGGATCTTGTCTATCTTCCTGCAAAGGATACCATGTATCCAGGCGGGATCCCTTCCGTCGAGTTGCGAGTTCCTCATCTCATGCAGAATCTGGATGCCACCACTCGTCCCGGTCACTTTGAAGGAGTGCTTCTGGTCTTATCCCGTTTTTTCCATACCATTCCCGCGGATCGCTCTTACTTCGGAAAGAAGGATTATCAACAGTTCTTGGTCGTTCGTGATTTCGTAAAGGCGCTCGGATTTCCTATGGAGATCGTCGGAGTGGATACGGTCCGTTCCGAGCAAGGACTGGCTTTGAGTTCCAGGAACGCTCGTTTGAGTCCTAAGGAGAAGGAAGAGGCCTTGCTTTTGCATCGGGCCCTTCGTCTGGGGGAGAACCTCATCCGCCAAGGCGAAAAGGATCCTGTCGAAGTGCTGAATGTCATGAAGGATGTCTTGGACTCTTCTTCTTTGATACAGATCGATTATCTGGAAGTCCTGGATGCGAATACATTAGAAGAATTGCATATACTGAAAGGAGAGATCCTTTTGGCGGTGGCGGCCTTTCTGGGCCAGGTCCGACTGATCGATAATCTTACCGTAAGGGTTTCCTAA
- a CDS encoding diguanylate cyclase, whose translation MDRILILDDAPENCLLVERILKKAGYGDVISTQDPNTALEWLGLNGDPKNKKEISLLLLDILLPGGMNGLDILKTMSSKEEFADLPVIIITAIHDAQTLESAFEIGAIDYVTKPFDANELRARVRSALRLRHEMLQRKQREKDLEEITDKLSEAYQALLRVSRTDGLSGIWNRRFFDEILEVEWKRSCRGGKPISLLLLDIDFFKKYNDTYGHQAGDDCIRKVAGVLKDTARRAGDFPARYGGEEFAVILPETDAEKAALVAENIRSKVQELKLVHEASQTSPFVSVSIGISTRTPGKGEKDSQIFLKEADTALYKAKETGRNQVALYSK comes from the coding sequence ATAGATAGGATCCTCATCTTAGATGACGCTCCCGAAAACTGCCTCTTGGTGGAGAGGATCTTAAAGAAGGCAGGCTACGGGGATGTAATTTCCACTCAGGATCCGAACACGGCCTTGGAATGGTTGGGGTTAAACGGAGATCCTAAGAATAAGAAAGAAATCTCCCTACTTCTTTTGGACATTCTTCTTCCCGGCGGGATGAACGGCCTGGATATCCTGAAGACAATGAGCTCCAAGGAAGAGTTCGCAGATCTACCAGTAATTATCATCACTGCAATCCATGACGCGCAGACTCTGGAATCCGCATTCGAGATCGGCGCTATCGACTATGTAACCAAGCCCTTCGATGCAAACGAACTAAGAGCGAGAGTTCGGTCCGCTCTCAGACTTCGCCATGAGATGCTGCAAAGAAAGCAAAGAGAAAAGGACCTAGAAGAGATCACGGATAAACTCTCCGAAGCATACCAAGCTCTCTTAAGAGTCTCCAGAACGGATGGACTCTCCGGGATCTGGAATAGGCGCTTCTTTGACGAGATCCTAGAAGTGGAATGGAAACGGTCCTGCCGAGGCGGAAAGCCGATCTCTCTTCTTCTCCTGGATATAGATTTCTTTAAGAAATACAACGATACGTATGGTCACCAGGCCGGGGACGATTGTATCCGAAAGGTGGCAGGGGTCCTAAAGGATACCGCCAGAAGAGCGGGTGACTTTCCGGCAAGATACGGCGGAGAGGAATTTGCAGTCATTCTTCCGGAAACAGATGCGGAGAAGGCGGCATTAGTTGCGGAGAATATTCGAAGCAAGGTCCAAGAATTGAAATTGGTCCATGAGGCCTCTCAAACTTCTCCTTTTGTTTCTGTCAGTATCGGTATCTCGACTCGGACTCCCGGAAAGGGAGAAAAGGATTCTCAGATCTTTTTGAAAGAAGCGGATACCGCTTTGTATAAAGCGAAAGAAACAGGACGAAATCAGGTCGCTCTGTATTCAAAGTAA